The Clostridium sporogenes genome contains a region encoding:
- a CDS encoding TetR/AcrR family transcriptional regulator, giving the protein MSKEKKYQIRNEKIIETAEKLIKQKGYHHFKMSDISDELDIGKGTIYNHYPSKEDLLFTLIYPKLQKLQNCLRQISESNISFEEKIRKVIHEVIESDYHQFLLLSYSDIAALFQEKNQKDMELIQDQIIQEFKNIIALGINEGIISQEFSIDFLSHQILSALNPLLHSLLVTDSAKMTHDEFIKQTVEILLYGIKKG; this is encoded by the coding sequence ATGTCTAAAGAAAAAAAATATCAAATTAGAAACGAAAAAATTATTGAAACAGCCGAAAAGTTGATAAAGCAAAAGGGGTATCATCATTTTAAAATGAGTGATATATCTGATGAGTTAGACATTGGGAAAGGGACTATTTATAATCATTATCCCTCTAAAGAAGATTTGCTTTTTACACTTATATATCCAAAACTGCAAAAACTGCAAAATTGCTTGAGACAAATTTCTGAAAGCAATATCTCCTTTGAAGAAAAAATTCGTAAAGTAATTCATGAAGTGATAGAAAGTGATTACCATCAGTTTTTATTATTAAGTTATTCTGATATTGCTGCTCTTTTTCAAGAGAAAAATCAAAAAGATATGGAGTTAATTCAAGACCAAATTATACAGGAGTTTAAGAATATTATAGCTTTAGGGATAAATGAGGGAATTATAAGTCAAGAATTTTCAATAGATTTTTTAAGCCATCAGATTCTCTCTGCACTGAATCCTTTACTGCACAGTCTTCTTGTTACTGATTCTGCCAAAATGACACATGACGAGTTTATAAAACAAACAGTAGAAATCCTATTATATGGTATTAAGAAAGGATAA
- a CDS encoding MerR family transcriptional regulator encodes MFKIGEFSVLTSISIHMLRNYDKIGLLTPKYIDKSTGYRYYESDQLPIANQIVALKMMGFGLKEIAALQLEEMQIDNLKNILKNKIEDKEQEVKVIRRQLAQMESALKDLTSEKEQALSIVTKSIPYRKVASFRMKIEEFPDEGIVWKTLGDECEKLSVQFSDSNYSIAVQHEINFDENYIDVEVQRLVENIYESTDKVKFYSIPSCEVASLVYQGGYSKLKDINIYLAKWITQNGFEICGPAFNIYYVSPEHEVNEEKFITEVCFPIKKR; translated from the coding sequence ATGTTTAAGATAGGTGAATTTTCAGTACTTACATCTATAAGTATACATATGCTTAGAAACTACGATAAAATTGGATTATTAACACCTAAATATATAGATAAATCAACAGGATATCGATATTATGAAAGCGATCAATTGCCAATTGCAAATCAGATTGTGGCTCTAAAGATGATGGGATTTGGCTTAAAAGAAATAGCTGCATTACAACTAGAAGAAATGCAAATAGATAATTTGAAGAATATATTAAAAAATAAAATTGAAGACAAAGAACAAGAGGTAAAGGTAATTAGAAGACAGTTGGCTCAAATGGAAAGTGCACTGAAGGATTTAACTAGTGAGAAGGAACAGGCACTGTCTATAGTAACTAAAAGTATACCATATAGAAAAGTTGCTAGCTTTAGAATGAAAATTGAAGAATTCCCAGATGAAGGAATTGTATGGAAAACACTTGGAGATGAATGTGAAAAGTTAAGTGTTCAATTTTCAGATTCAAATTATTCTATTGCTGTTCAACATGAAATAAATTTTGATGAAAACTACATTGATGTTGAAGTTCAAAGATTAGTTGAAAATATTTATGAAAGTACAGATAAAGTGAAATTTTATAGTATACCATCTTGTGAGGTAGCTTCATTGGTATATCAAGGTGGTTATAGCAAACTTAAGGATATAAATATTTATTTGGCTAAATGGATAACGCAAAATGGATTTGAAATTTGTGGACCGGCATTTAATATTTATTATGTTTCTCCAGAGCACGAAGTAAATGAAGAAAAATTTATTACAGAAGTATGTTTTCCTATAAAAAAAAGATAG
- a CDS encoding BtrH N-terminal domain-containing protein gives MPKKVIELRHKVCDYTCMWNGIEDLYQTRLGEDIPDYFFFCLSGIGEFIYLKFSNGNMRRMASWNDGRTKKMYASINDIVGFKYKHIEGRKFDYIIKRAKKQIDNETPVVLGCLDMYYLSYYPKFYYKEHIPIHYILMVGYDDEEKCIYVYDCGIEEMQKIKYETIEKALNIEKTSLSDKNSMCLIEFDDEIKSIKEIAIKGFYKKANQMLNPKMGFCGIPGMRKLSKEILNWKEELTALEYETALRNIVMCTGTVPILPNRLLMIEEKDEIEHQAARREYGVLLMKLGEKYGFQEWKVAGNLFSKSGIIIQEMTNLIVKYLLKESKELNGLPNMINQIADLEEKAYQNILEGIKYEA, from the coding sequence ATGCCTAAGAAGGTAATTGAACTAAGACATAAAGTTTGTGATTATACTTGTATGTGGAATGGTATTGAAGATTTATATCAAACAAGATTAGGTGAAGATATACCAGATTATTTTTTCTTTTGTTTAAGTGGAATAGGAGAATTTATATACTTAAAGTTTAGTAATGGAAATATGCGAAGAATGGCTTCATGGAATGATGGAAGAACTAAAAAAATGTATGCGTCAATTAATGATATTGTAGGATTTAAATATAAGCATATAGAAGGTAGAAAATTTGATTATATAATAAAAAGAGCAAAGAAACAGATCGATAATGAAACACCTGTTGTTCTTGGATGTTTAGATATGTATTATTTAAGTTATTACCCAAAGTTTTATTATAAAGAACATATACCAATTCATTATATACTAATGGTGGGATATGATGATGAAGAGAAGTGTATATATGTGTATGATTGTGGAATTGAAGAAATGCAAAAAATTAAATATGAAACTATTGAAAAGGCTCTTAATATTGAAAAGACCTCTTTATCTGATAAAAATTCAATGTGTCTCATAGAGTTTGATGATGAAATTAAGAGTATTAAAGAAATTGCTATAAAGGGATTTTATAAAAAAGCAAACCAAATGCTTAATCCTAAGATGGGATTCTGTGGAATTCCTGGTATGCGAAAGCTTAGCAAAGAAATTCTTAATTGGAAAGAAGAATTAACAGCTCTAGAATATGAAACAGCTCTTAGAAACATTGTTATGTGTACAGGTACTGTTCCGATTCTTCCTAATAGATTGCTTATGATAGAGGAAAAGGATGAAATAGAACACCAAGCAGCTCGAAGAGAGTATGGAGTATTATTAATGAAATTAGGAGAAAAATATGGTTTTCAGGAGTGGAAAGTAGCAGGTAATCTTTTTAGTAAGAGTGGTATTATTATTCAAGAGATGACGAATTTAATAGTAAAATACTTGCTTAAAGAAAGTAAAGAACTTAATGGATTACCCAATATGATTAATCAGATAGCAGATCTTGAAGAAAAAGCATATCAGAATATTTTGGAGGGAATAAAGTATGAAGCATGA
- a CDS encoding GyrI-like domain-containing protein, whose product MKHEWRKHEKELYVPKEIPQLISVPKQKFFMIKGKGNPNDEDFSDRIGVLYSLSYAVRMMPKSGFVPDGYFEYTVYPLEGIWEACDISDKSTFSYTIMMKQPDFITEEVAEKAFEIANVKKPNLLLKEAYYGEIEEGLSVQVLHVGDYDDEPESFEKIIKFMNENNLERRGKSHREIYLSDARKVERSKLKTILRYKVKNFI is encoded by the coding sequence ATGAAGCATGAATGGAGAAAGCATGAAAAAGAACTATATGTACCTAAGGAAATACCACAGTTAATATCTGTTCCAAAGCAAAAGTTTTTTATGATTAAAGGAAAAGGTAATCCTAATGATGAAGATTTTTCAGATAGAATAGGCGTTTTATATTCTCTATCATATGCTGTTAGAATGATGCCTAAAAGTGGATTTGTACCAGATGGATATTTTGAATACACTGTATATCCACTTGAAGGAATTTGGGAGGCATGTGATATAAGTGATAAGTCTACATTTTCCTATACAATCATGATGAAACAACCAGATTTTATTACAGAAGAGGTTGCAGAGAAGGCCTTTGAAATAGCAAATGTAAAGAAACCAAATCTACTTCTAAAAGAAGCTTATTATGGTGAAATTGAAGAAGGGCTTTCAGTACAAGTTCTTCATGTAGGTGATTATGATGATGAACCAGAAAGCTTTGAAAAGATAATAAAATTTATGAATGAAAATAATTTAGAAAGAAGAGGGAAAAGCCATAGAGAAATATATTTGTCAGATGCAAGAAAAGTAGAACGTAGTAAATTAAAAACAATATTGCGATACAAGGTTAAGAACTTTATATAG
- a CDS encoding DUF4317 domain-containing protein, protein MRKKDILELKKRFKKDHCTFTKICGCYVNGEKNIILNFRESFLNLDEDEYFKYLEIAKKVLSGTIGNNILELNFPLNENLENEKQLSLVKLKKSQLKDDALLEDFYKSIIDSYDYTGNFLILVFHDAYDVITKTTDNSKVDESEEIYEYILCAICPVSLSDPGLRYFEEEKKIKARIRDWVVNTPTLGFVFPAFIDRTSDVNSVMYYTKNAKDPHPELMEETLGCFSKQTATIQKETFQTIIKDSISTDEKKAEKTFIEIQENLNTMIDEYNSIYDDKDDEPITLKQKDIQNLLLESGVPEEATYEIEKSYIENFGEDLPLAEHLIDSKVLKANAQKKKEEQLEKQVEILQHRLEEVKKETSMDNETDASKKDDEDNETLEDDLTNDLDNALDDSLKNNSDDFLDDTLKNDLNDALENNLEEALAINPEDNNLASDYDVILQVKPEKIPKIKAQIIDGQKCIVIPINDNEQTTVNGLNDLI, encoded by the coding sequence ATGCGAAAGAAAGATATACTTGAGTTAAAAAAACGTTTTAAAAAAGACCATTGTACCTTCACTAAAATATGTGGTTGCTATGTTAATGGTGAAAAAAATATTATTTTAAATTTTAGAGAATCATTTTTAAATTTAGATGAGGATGAGTATTTTAAGTACTTAGAAATTGCCAAAAAAGTCCTATCTGGAACCATCGGCAATAATATTTTAGAACTTAACTTTCCACTTAATGAAAATCTTGAAAATGAAAAACAACTTTCTCTTGTTAAGCTTAAAAAAAGCCAATTAAAAGACGATGCTCTACTTGAAGATTTTTATAAATCTATAATAGATAGTTATGATTATACTGGTAATTTTTTAATCCTAGTTTTTCATGATGCTTATGATGTTATTACTAAAACTACTGATAATTCTAAAGTAGATGAATCTGAAGAAATATATGAGTATATACTATGTGCAATATGTCCTGTTTCACTTTCAGATCCTGGACTTAGATACTTTGAAGAAGAAAAGAAAATAAAGGCACGTATTAGAGATTGGGTGGTGAATACTCCAACCCTTGGCTTTGTGTTCCCTGCTTTTATTGATCGTACTTCAGATGTTAATTCTGTTATGTACTACACTAAAAATGCAAAGGATCCACATCCTGAATTAATGGAAGAGACTTTAGGTTGCTTCTCAAAACAAACTGCCACTATACAAAAAGAAACCTTTCAAACAATTATTAAAGATTCTATTAGCACCGATGAAAAAAAAGCTGAGAAAACTTTTATAGAAATACAAGAAAACCTAAATACTATGATAGATGAGTACAATTCAATATATGATGATAAAGATGATGAACCTATAACCTTAAAACAAAAGGACATACAAAATCTTTTACTAGAAAGCGGGGTTCCTGAAGAAGCTACTTATGAAATTGAAAAATCTTATATAGAAAACTTTGGCGAAGACCTGCCTTTAGCAGAACATTTAATTGACTCAAAAGTACTTAAGGCAAATGCTCAAAAGAAAAAGGAAGAACAGCTTGAAAAGCAAGTGGAAATTCTACAACATAGACTTGAAGAAGTAAAGAAAGAGACATCTATGGATAATGAAACTGATGCTTCTAAAAAGGATGATGAGGATAATGAGACTTTAGAAGATGATTTAACAAATGATTTAGATAATGCCTTAGATGATTCTTTAAAAAATAATTCAGATGATTTCTTAGATGATACTTTAAAAAATGATTTAAATGATGCCTTAGAAAATAATTTAGAAGAAGCTCTGGCTATCAACCCAGAGGATAATAACCTTGCTTCTGACTATGATGTTATACTTCAAGTAAAGCCTGAAAAAATACCTAAAATCAAGGCTCAAATAATTGATGGTCAAAAATGCATAGTTATTCCTATTAATGACAATGAACAAACTACAGTTAATGGCTTAAATGATTTGATTTAA
- the gcvT gene encoding glycine cleavage system aminomethyltransferase GcvT, with protein sequence MENLKVTPLRGVYEEYGGKIVDFAGYELPTQFKGFLHEHHTVREKAGLFDVSHMGEAMVTGKDAGKFIQYLMTNDINVLKDNEVLYTFMCNEDGGVIDDLLVYKFAEDEFFLVINASNKDKDVKWIMDHKGDFDVEIVDESDSIAQLALQGPLAEEILQKIVDIDLQEIKFFKFKRDVLVDGKKCLVSRTGYTGEDGFEIYCKPEDAKGLWHAILNAGKEEGAEPIGLGARDTLRFEASLLLYGNEMDETVTPLEVGMGFFVKLKVQEDFIGKDALIKQKEEGVTRKLVGFELLDKGIPRHGYEAIKDGKVIGHVTTGYKSPTLNKAIGLALVEEQYSKIGTEFNIKVRKKELKAVVIDKRFYTKKTKSK encoded by the coding sequence ATGGAAAATTTAAAAGTTACGCCTTTAAGAGGGGTGTATGAAGAGTATGGTGGGAAAATTGTAGATTTTGCAGGATATGAACTTCCAACACAATTTAAAGGATTTTTACATGAGCATCATACAGTAAGAGAAAAAGCAGGTCTTTTTGATGTTTCTCATATGGGAGAAGCGATGGTAACAGGAAAAGATGCTGGAAAATTCATTCAATACTTAATGACTAATGACATAAATGTTCTTAAGGATAATGAAGTTTTGTACACATTTATGTGCAATGAAGATGGTGGAGTTATAGATGATTTATTGGTTTATAAATTTGCAGAGGATGAGTTTTTCTTAGTTATTAATGCAAGTAATAAGGATAAAGATGTTAAGTGGATAATGGATCATAAAGGGGATTTTGATGTTGAAATTGTTGATGAATCAGATAGTATTGCTCAACTTGCATTACAAGGACCCTTGGCAGAGGAAATACTTCAGAAAATAGTAGATATAGATTTACAAGAAATAAAATTTTTTAAATTTAAAAGAGATGTTTTAGTTGATGGGAAAAAATGCTTAGTATCACGAACCGGTTATACTGGAGAAGATGGTTTTGAAATTTATTGTAAACCAGAGGATGCAAAGGGACTATGGCATGCTATATTAAATGCAGGAAAAGAAGAAGGAGCAGAACCAATAGGATTAGGTGCTAGGGATACTTTAAGATTTGAAGCTAGTCTTCTTTTATATGGAAATGAAATGGATGAAACAGTTACCCCATTAGAAGTAGGTATGGGATTCTTTGTAAAATTAAAAGTTCAGGAAGATTTTATAGGAAAAGATGCTTTAATAAAACAAAAAGAAGAAGGTGTAACTAGAAAATTAGTAGGATTTGAACTTTTAGATAAGGGTATTCCAAGGCATGGTTATGAGGCTATTAAAGATGGAAAAGTTATTGGGCATGTTACAACAGGATATAAATCTCCCACATTAAACAAAGCAATTGGATTAGCTTTAGTAGAAGAACAATATTCTAAAATAGGAACAGAGTTTAACATAAAAGTTAGAAAAAAAGAATTAAAAGCTGTTGTTATAGATAAGAGATTCTATACTAAAAAAACAAAATCTAAGTAA
- the gcvH gene encoding glycine cleavage system protein GcvH, with translation MKVLNNLLYTGDHEWVRVEDNKAYIGISDCAQRMLSDIVFVELPEVDDEIAKGETFATIESVKAASDSYMPVSGTIVEINEELEDNPAALNEDPYGSWIAVVEMSDKSELEELIKPEVYEKICEELDKEA, from the coding sequence ATGAAGGTTTTAAATAATTTACTTTACACTGGTGATCATGAATGGGTAAGGGTAGAAGATAACAAAGCATATATAGGAATCAGCGATTGTGCACAACGTATGTTAAGTGATATAGTTTTTGTTGAATTGCCAGAGGTTGATGATGAAATAGCAAAGGGTGAAACTTTTGCAACTATAGAATCTGTTAAAGCAGCATCAGACAGTTATATGCCTGTTAGTGGAACAATTGTAGAAATTAATGAAGAACTAGAAGATAATCCAGCAGCATTAAACGAAGACCCATATGGAAGCTGGATTGCTGTAGTAGAAATGTCAGATAAAAGTGAATTAGAAGAATTAATAAAACCAGAAGTTTATGAGAAAATATGTGAAGAGTTAGATAAGGAGGCATAA
- the gcvPA gene encoding aminomethyl-transferring glycine dehydrogenase subunit GcvPA: MFPYIPNTEKETKEILDFLSIKSVDELFSDIPDNMKLNRELNLESSLSELEVEKRLKALALKNKSMEDMTCFLGAGIYDHYIPSVIKHITGRSEFYTAYTPYQPEVSQGTLQAIFEYQSMICALTGMEVSNSSMYDGATATAEAAILSIVSTKRNTIIVSKSVNPDTRKVLKTYLKYRGYNMIEIDLEEGTTDVDKVINSLDKNVAAVIIQSPNFLGLVEDVENMVDAIHKNKSLLIMNVDPISLGILKSPGELGADIVVGDGQCLGANMSYGGPGFGFMNTTKKLMRKMPGRIVGETEDVEGKRGFVLTLQAREQHIRREKATSNICSDQTAVAIGAAVYMATLGKEGIKEVAKQCLAKSHYAYNELIKSGKYKPVFNKPFFKELVVKAETSPCEINDKLLENNILGGYDLGKVYSEYKNSMLLCVTEKRTREDIDSLVKVMEAI, translated from the coding sequence ATGTTTCCATATATTCCAAACACAGAAAAAGAAACAAAAGAAATTTTAGATTTTCTTTCAATAAAATCTGTAGATGAATTATTTAGCGATATACCAGATAATATGAAGTTAAATAGGGAGTTAAACCTAGAGAGTTCTTTATCAGAACTAGAGGTTGAAAAAAGATTAAAAGCCTTAGCTTTAAAAAATAAATCTATGGAAGATATGACATGTTTCTTAGGGGCTGGAATTTATGATCATTATATACCTTCTGTAATTAAACATATAACAGGAAGATCAGAATTTTATACCGCATATACACCTTACCAACCAGAGGTAAGCCAAGGAACACTTCAAGCTATATTTGAATATCAAAGTATGATTTGCGCTTTAACAGGCATGGAGGTTTCAAACTCTTCTATGTATGATGGAGCAACAGCAACAGCTGAAGCAGCTATACTTTCTATTGTTAGTACTAAAAGAAATACTATTATAGTTTCTAAATCAGTGAATCCTGATACAAGAAAAGTGCTTAAAACTTACTTAAAGTACAGAGGTTACAATATGATAGAGATTGATTTAGAAGAGGGTACTACAGATGTAGATAAAGTTATTAATAGCTTAGATAAAAATGTAGCTGCGGTTATAATTCAAAGTCCAAACTTCCTTGGCTTAGTTGAAGATGTAGAAAATATGGTAGATGCTATTCATAAAAATAAGTCACTATTAATAATGAATGTAGACCCAATATCATTAGGTATATTAAAAAGTCCAGGAGAATTAGGTGCAGATATTGTTGTTGGTGATGGGCAATGCTTAGGTGCTAACATGAGTTATGGTGGTCCAGGTTTTGGATTTATGAATACTACCAAAAAACTTATGAGAAAAATGCCAGGTAGGATAGTTGGTGAAACTGAAGACGTGGAAGGAAAACGAGGGTTTGTTTTAACACTTCAAGCTAGAGAACAACATATAAGAAGAGAAAAAGCAACTTCTAATATTTGTTCAGACCAAACAGCAGTGGCTATAGGTGCAGCTGTTTATATGGCTACTTTAGGAAAAGAAGGAATAAAGGAAGTAGCAAAACAATGTTTAGCTAAATCACACTATGCATATAATGAGTTAATTAAATCTGGAAAATATAAGCCTGTATTTAATAAGCCATTCTTCAAGGAGCTTGTAGTAAAGGCAGAAACTTCACCTTGTGAAATTAATGATAAATTATTAGAAAATAATATTTTAGGTGGATATGATTTAGGAAAAGTTTACTCAGAGTATAAAAATTCTATGTTACTTTGTGTTACAGAGAAAAGAACAAGGGAAGATATAGATAGTTTAGTTAAAGTGATGGAGGCGATATAA
- the gcvPB gene encoding aminomethyl-transferring glycine dehydrogenase subunit GcvPB has translation MKDYNKVIFELSSEGRKGYRLPDLDVPEVELSKLLPKNLLREDEIDLPEVSEVDVVRHYTALSNKNYTVDNGFYPLGSCTMKYNPKINEDMAALNGFSKIHPLQDENISQGALELMYDLKTRLCEITGLDDFTLQPAAGAHGEYTGLLIIKAYHEKRGDTKRTKIIVPDSAHGTNPASASVAGFDIVEIKSGEDGRVSIEELKKVLNDEIAGLMLTNPSTLGLFEKDIKLISELVHEAGGLLYYDGANLNAIMGIARPGDMGFDVCHLNMHKTFSTPHGGGGPGSGPVGVKKHLAKFLPIPTIEKENDKFILDYNREDSLGKIRSLYGNFGVMVKAYAYILTMGKEGLKAASHNAVLNANYIKESLRDYYNIGKDDICKHEVILSTLKENPHHITTLDIAKRLIDYGVHPPTVYFPLIIEEALMIEPTESESKETVDEFIDAMKKIAVEAKENPELLHEAPVNAPVRRLDQVKAARKPILKWQK, from the coding sequence ATGAAAGATTACAATAAAGTTATATTTGAGCTGTCATCAGAAGGTAGAAAAGGCTATAGACTTCCTGATTTGGATGTACCAGAAGTAGAACTTTCAAAATTACTACCTAAAAACTTATTAAGGGAAGATGAAATAGATCTTCCAGAGGTAAGTGAAGTTGATGTTGTACGACACTATACAGCTCTTTCAAATAAAAATTATACTGTTGATAACGGATTTTATCCACTAGGATCATGCACTATGAAATACAACCCTAAAATAAATGAAGATATGGCTGCATTGAACGGATTTTCAAAAATACATCCACTTCAAGACGAAAATATTTCACAGGGTGCATTAGAATTAATGTATGATTTAAAGACTAGATTATGTGAAATTACAGGACTGGATGATTTTACTCTTCAACCAGCAGCAGGTGCACATGGTGAGTATACTGGACTTTTAATTATAAAAGCTTACCATGAAAAAAGAGGAGATACAAAAAGAACAAAAATTATAGTTCCAGATTCAGCACATGGTACAAATCCTGCCAGTGCATCAGTAGCCGGATTTGATATTGTAGAAATAAAATCCGGTGAAGATGGAAGAGTTTCTATTGAAGAGCTTAAAAAAGTTTTAAATGATGAAATAGCAGGACTAATGCTTACAAATCCAAGTACTTTAGGATTGTTTGAAAAAGATATAAAACTTATAAGTGAGTTAGTTCATGAAGCCGGTGGATTATTATATTATGATGGAGCTAACTTGAATGCAATAATGGGAATTGCAAGACCAGGGGATATGGGATTTGATGTATGCCACTTAAATATGCATAAAACATTCTCGACTCCACATGGTGGCGGTGGACCGGGATCAGGACCTGTAGGAGTTAAAAAGCATTTAGCTAAATTCCTTCCAATACCAACAATAGAAAAGGAAAATGATAAATTTATATTAGATTATAATAGAGAAGACTCACTTGGAAAAATTAGAAGTTTATATGGAAACTTTGGTGTTATGGTTAAGGCATACGCTTATATTTTAACAATGGGTAAGGAAGGATTAAAAGCAGCCTCCCACAATGCTGTTTTAAATGCAAATTATATAAAAGAATCTTTAAGAGATTATTATAATATCGGAAAAGATGATATTTGTAAACATGAGGTGATTTTAAGTACCCTTAAGGAAAATCCACATCATATAACTACATTAGATATTGCAAAGAGATTAATAGATTATGGTGTACATCCACCTACAGTTTATTTTCCATTAATAATTGAAGAGGCCCTTATGATAGAGCCTACTGAAAGTGAAAGCAAAGAGACTGTTGATGAATTTATAGATGCTATGAAAAAAATAGCTGTAGAAGCTAAAGAAAATCCAGAACTTTTACATGAGGCACCAGTAAATGCACCAGTAAGAAGACTAGATCAAGTAAAAGCAGCTAGAAAACCTATATTAAAATGGCAAAAATAA
- the lpdA gene encoding dihydrolipoyl dehydrogenase: MKDIIVIGGGPGGYVAAIRAAHLGADVAVVEMDSFGGTCLNRGCIPTKTLYRTAEIMNILKHIEDFGIDAENYNLNIEKVQERKNNVIKELVGGVEKLLKGNNVEIIRGKAFLEDKNTVLVETKDGQVTLEGKNIIIATGSNAEMPAIKGIENKNIIVSDDILEFDRIPKHLVVSGGGVVGMEFANIFKAMGSEVTVIVARDSILYDIDREISKRYKVIAKKSGINILTSTKILEFAGDDNNVTIKCESKKGEFELNSDMVLMAKGRRGNFTGMNLEELGIEHDKKKIIVDDNYKTNIDGIYAIGDVNGICLLAHAASHQGIEVVEHIMENKECHKSVIPNCIFTFPEIATVGMTEEEIKSKGIDYIKNKFLFGANGKALALGEGEGVVKVICENESKKILGIHIMGPHASDLIHEGVVAVEKGMTVNDFKEVVHAHPTLGEAFYEAMMGLNKEAIHSINKK, translated from the coding sequence ATGAAAGATATTATAGTTATAGGTGGAGGTCCTGGTGGATATGTAGCGGCTATAAGAGCTGCACATTTAGGTGCTGATGTAGCAGTTGTTGAGATGGATAGTTTTGGTGGAACATGCCTTAATAGAGGTTGCATACCAACAAAGACTTTATATAGAACAGCAGAAATAATGAATATATTAAAACATATAGAAGATTTTGGAATAGATGCTGAAAACTATAATCTAAATATAGAGAAGGTTCAGGAAAGAAAAAATAATGTAATAAAAGAATTAGTAGGTGGAGTTGAAAAATTACTAAAAGGAAATAATGTTGAAATTATAAGAGGCAAGGCTTTCTTAGAAGATAAAAATACTGTTTTAGTAGAAACGAAAGATGGGCAAGTTACATTAGAGGGAAAAAACATAATTATAGCAACAGGCTCAAATGCTGAAATGCCAGCTATAAAAGGTATAGAGAATAAAAACATAATAGTAAGTGATGATATTTTAGAATTTGATAGAATTCCTAAACATTTAGTAGTCTCAGGTGGCGGTGTTGTGGGAATGGAGTTTGCTAATATTTTTAAAGCTATGGGAAGTGAAGTAACAGTAATAGTTGCTAGGGATTCTATATTATATGATATTGATAGAGAAATAAGTAAAAGGTATAAAGTTATAGCAAAAAAATCAGGAATAAATATATTAACATCAACTAAAATATTGGAGTTTGCTGGGGATGATAATAATGTAACTATAAAATGTGAAAGCAAAAAAGGTGAGTTTGAGTTAAATTCTGATATGGTTCTTATGGCTAAAGGTAGAAGAGGAAACTTTACAGGTATGAACTTAGAAGAACTAGGGATTGAACATGATAAAAAGAAAATAATTGTAGATGATAATTATAAAACAAATATAGATGGAATATATGCAATTGGAGATGTAAATGGAATTTGTCTTTTAGCTCATGCAGCATCACATCAAGGAATAGAGGTTGTAGAACATATAATGGAAAATAAAGAATGTCATAAATCTGTGATTCCAAATTGTATATTTACATTCCCTGAAATAGCTACTGTGGGTATGACGGAGGAAGAAATTAAGTCAAAGGGCATAGATTATATAAAAAATAAATTCCTATTTGGAGCTAATGGAAAAGCATTGGCATTAGGTGAAGGTGAAGGTGTTGTAAAAGTTATATGTGAAAATGAAAGTAAAAAGATTTTAGGTATTCATATAATGGGGCCACATGCTTCAGATTTAATACATGAAGGTGTAGTAGCAGTTGAAAAAGGTATGACAGTAAATGATTTTAAAGAAGTAGTACATGCACACCCAACATTAGGTGAAGCATTTTATGAAGCAATGATGGGATTGAATAAGGAGGCTATCCATAGTATAAATAAAAAATAA